The genomic DNA TCAGTTCACACGTTATGGAACCGTTGTTTTAGGACTTGTTCAGGCTATAGGTATGGTTATCTACCTAAAAAATGCTTTGCTACAGGCGAATATTTGGTCCTATATTGTTGTGGTAATTTCCTTAACTGCTGGAACTGCCTTTTTAATGTGGTTGGGAGAGTTAATTACGGAAAAGGGAATCGGTAATGGAATATCTCTAATTATTTTTGCCGGTATTGTTTCCAGAATACCTTCCGGTGCTTATAATATGTACCAATATGTAAAAGCCGGAGAAGTAGGTATTTTTTCAATAATTGCTTTCTTGATCATTGCAGTTATTGTTATAGCAGGAGTTGTTGCCATTCATGAAGGTCAAAGAAGGATTCCTGTGCAATATGCAAAACGTGTTGTTGGCAGAAGAGTATATGGAGGGCAAAGTACGCACATACCATTGAAAGTAAACCAGGCAGGTGTAATTCCAGTTATCTTTGCAATGTCAATTTTACTCTTTCCGTCGACTATTGCATCTTGGTTTCCAACAAACAAGTTTGCAATGTTTATTACTAGTGTTTTTAATTTCCGTTCAGTCTGGTATATGATTATGTACGCTTTACTAATTATATTTTTTGCATATTTTTATACTGCTGTTACTTTTAATCCAACAGATGTTGCTGAAAATATGAAAAAATATGGGGGCTTTATACCTGGCCTGCGCCCAGGTCGGCCTACTGCAGAATATATTGAGAAGGTACTTAACAGAGTAACCCTAGCAGGCGGAATTTTTCTAGCATTTATTGCATTGCTTCCTAATTTAGTATTTGCTACAACCAAGCTGAATTTGCAGTTTGGAGGAACAAGCTTATTGATTGTAGTTGGGGTAGCTCTAGAAACAATGAAACAGTTAGAGTCTCAACTGCTTATGAGACACTATCAAGGTTTTATGAAATAATCAAATGAAATTTTAAATTATGTATGGAATAGGGGGAGTCATAGTGAGGTTGCTAATTATGGGACCTCCAGGTGCTGGAAAAGGTACTCAGGCAGTAGAAATTACTGAAAAACTGGGCATTCCTCATATCTCCACCGGCGATATGTTTCGAAAAGCAATCAAAGAAGGCACTGGGATGGGTAAAAAAGCAAAAGAATATATAGATGCTGGACAATTAGTCCCTGATGAGGTAACTGTGGGGATTGTCAAGGAAAGGCTGGCTGAAGAAGACTGTAAGAAAGGTTTTTTACTTGACGGTTTCCCCAGGACTGTTAAGCAGGCAGAAAGTTTAGATACAATTCTAGCGGAGCTGAATTATAAGCTGGATAAAGTACTTTGCTTAGAAGTTCCTTTTGAAATATTAATGCAGCGTCTAACGGGCAGGAGGGTTTGCCCTAACTGTGGTGCCAGTTATCACATCTCAAATAATCCACCAAAAGAAACTGGTGTCTGCGATAAATGTGGCGGTCAACTTGTTCACCGTAGTGATGACACAGAAGAGACTGTTTCAAGCAGACTAAAGGTTTACGAGCAGCAAACAGCTCCTTTAATTGTATTCTATGAAGCCAAAAAGATTATCTGCCATATCAATGGTAATCAGGCCGTAGATAATGTTTTAAAAGATATTGGCAGCTGCTTGGGGAGAGATATGTGATGATTACTCTTAAATCGGAACGTGAAATACAGTACATGAAAGATGCGGGTGAAATAGTCGCTAATGCTCATCGGGAAGCTGCAAAAGCTGTTAAACCCGGAGTAACAACTGGCGAAATAGATAAGGCCGTTGAAGACTATATTGAAGGGCAAGGGGCTAGATCTTCTTTTAAGGGTTACCATGGTTTCCCTGCTAGTATTTGT from Bacillota bacterium LX-D includes the following:
- the secY gene encoding preprotein translocase subunit SecY — translated: MQVLETLQSAAKVTELRKKILFTLMMFLVFRLGAHIPVPGINNEVLTQMMQNNLFGFFDIVSGGAFKKFTIFAMGIMPYINASIIMQLLTVVIPSLEKLAKEGEEGRKKIVQFTRYGTVVLGLVQAIGMVIYLKNALLQANIWSYIVVVISLTAGTAFLMWLGELITEKGIGNGISLIIFAGIVSRIPSGAYNMYQYVKAGEVGIFSIIAFLIIAVIVIAGVVAIHEGQRRIPVQYAKRVVGRRVYGGQSTHIPLKVNQAGVIPVIFAMSILLFPSTIASWFPTNKFAMFITSVFNFRSVWYMIMYALLIIFFAYFYTAVTFNPTDVAENMKKYGGFIPGLRPGRPTAEYIEKVLNRVTLAGGIFLAFIALLPNLVFATTKLNLQFGGTSLLIVVGVALETMKQLESQLLMRHYQGFMK
- a CDS encoding adenylate kinase, whose translation is MRLLIMGPPGAGKGTQAVEITEKLGIPHISTGDMFRKAIKEGTGMGKKAKEYIDAGQLVPDEVTVGIVKERLAEEDCKKGFLLDGFPRTVKQAESLDTILAELNYKLDKVLCLEVPFEILMQRLTGRRVCPNCGASYHISNNPPKETGVCDKCGGQLVHRSDDTEETVSSRLKVYEQQTAPLIVFYEAKKIICHINGNQAVDNVLKDIGSCLGRDM